The proteins below are encoded in one region of Peptoniphilus sp. GNH:
- a CDS encoding redox-sensing transcriptional repressor Rex: MKHPRNVSETVIRRLPIYYRYLQEEMEMGQVRISSKELSEKTGFTASQIRQDLNNFGGFGQQGYGYNVGLLKDEIAKIIGIDKTRKAIIVGAGSLGYAIARYQGFKNSGLEIRAMFDVDTEKIGKKVENIEVKDMKDLVSYVRRHKIEVGIITTPGAFAQEITDALIKLGVKGIWNFTPVDLDVEDDVVVENVRLNDSLLTLFYYLNHPL, translated from the coding sequence TTGAAACACCCAAGAAATGTATCCGAAACCGTAATTAGGAGATTGCCTATTTACTATAGATACTTGCAAGAAGAAATGGAAATGGGACAAGTTAGGATATCGTCTAAAGAGCTCAGCGAAAAAACAGGCTTTACTGCATCTCAAATCAGACAGGATTTAAATAATTTTGGCGGATTTGGTCAACAAGGTTATGGTTATAATGTGGGCCTTTTAAAGGATGAAATTGCTAAAATTATCGGAATCGACAAGACACGTAAGGCTATAATTGTGGGAGCGGGATCTCTTGGATACGCTATAGCCAGATACCAAGGCTTTAAAAACTCAGGTTTGGAAATTAGAGCCATGTTTGATGTGGATACTGAAAAAATAGGCAAAAAAGTCGAAAACATTGAAGTAAAAGACATGAAAGATTTGGTTTCCTATGTGAGAAGACACAAGATAGAAGTTGGTATAATCACAACCCCAGGTGCTTTTGCACAAGAAATAACTGACGCCTTGATAAAATTAGGTGTCAAGGGAATCTGGAATTTCACACCTGTGGACTTAGATGTTGAAGATGATGTAGTTGTAGAAAATGTTCGCTTGAACGATTCTCTTTTAACTCTTTTCTATTACCTAAATCATCCACTATAG
- a CDS encoding DNA-3-methyladenine glycosylase, which yields MQIEEKNGSLILKGLEDFDAKKIFECGQAFRFIKEEDGSYTNVAHKKIINVKNEKDGVLIRATTLKEFEDIWWDYFDLDRDYEQIRKKLSPDEILRPALDYGKGIRILNQDPFETIITFIISANNQIPRIQKAVEKIAKMYGSPFKSYDGKTYYTFPDAKTLSRAKAEDLRKDARVGFRDERIVKASEMINSKEVDIDKIRKMDLEDQRKELMRLPGVGPKVADCILLFSFGRSESFPVDVWIKRVVENLYFGEEIPKSKLAAHGRDIFGAYAGFAQQYLFYYGRENKLGK from the coding sequence ATGCAAATAGAAGAAAAAAATGGCTCTCTCATTCTAAAGGGATTAGAAGATTTTGATGCAAAAAAAATCTTCGAATGTGGTCAGGCTTTCAGATTTATAAAAGAAGAAGACGGATCTTATACAAATGTTGCCCATAAGAAAATTATAAATGTAAAAAATGAAAAAGACGGAGTTTTGATAAGAGCTACTACTTTAAAAGAGTTTGAAGATATATGGTGGGACTATTTTGATTTGGATAGGGATTATGAGCAAATCAGAAAAAAGTTAAGTCCTGATGAAATTTTAAGACCGGCACTAGACTATGGTAAGGGGATAAGAATCTTAAACCAAGACCCCTTTGAGACTATAATAACTTTTATAATCTCTGCCAACAATCAAATTCCAAGGATACAAAAGGCAGTAGAGAAGATAGCAAAGATGTATGGAAGCCCTTTTAAAAGTTATGATGGCAAGACCTACTACACTTTTCCGGATGCCAAAACTCTTAGCAGGGCCAAGGCAGAAGATTTAAGAAAAGATGCCAGAGTTGGCTTTAGAGATGAAAGAATAGTTAAAGCTTCTGAAATGATTAATTCTAAAGAGGTAGACATAGATAAAATTCGAAAAATGGATTTAGAAGATCAAAGAAAAGAGCTTATGAGACTTCCTGGGGTGGGACCAAAGGTCGCAGATTGCATCTTGTTATTTTCTTTTGGCAGATCGGAATCTTTTCCAGTAGATGTGTGGATAAAAAGAGTTGTAGAAAATTTATATTTTGGAGAAGAAATACCAAAATCAAAATTGGCTGCCCATGGAAGGGATATTTTCGGAGCCTATGCAGGTTTCGCTCAACAATATCTCTTTTATTATGGCAGAGAAAATAAACTTGGCAAGTAA
- a CDS encoding co-chaperone GroES, whose amino-acid sequence MKLKPLQDKLVIKKVEVEETTASGIVLPSAAKEESNIAEVIALGKDIREDEKTKDEVKVGDRVVFSKYAGNEIEVEKEKYVIIKYSDILAVIG is encoded by the coding sequence ATGAAACTTAAACCATTACAAGATAAATTAGTAATTAAAAAGGTAGAAGTCGAAGAAACTACTGCTTCAGGAATTGTTCTTCCGAGTGCAGCTAAAGAAGAATCTAACATCGCAGAGGTCATTGCCCTAGGTAAGGATATCAGAGAAGATGAAAAGACCAAGGACGAAGTCAAGGTAGGAGATAGGGTAGTTTTTTCTAAGTATGCTGGAAATGAAATTGAAGTAGAAAAAGAAAAATACGTTATAATAAAGTATTCTGATATATTAGCAGTTATTGGCTAA
- the groL gene encoding chaperonin GroEL (60 kDa chaperone family; promotes refolding of misfolded polypeptides especially under stressful conditions; forms two stacked rings of heptamers to form a barrel-shaped 14mer; ends can be capped by GroES; misfolded proteins enter the barrel where they are refolded when GroES binds) gives MAKDIKFKEDARAGLLRGIDILADTVKVTLGPKGRNVILDKEYGSPVITNDGVTIARDISCEDRFEDMGAQLLKEVATKTNDVAGDGTTTATLLAQAIIHEGIKNLAAGANPMVLRRGIAKAVEEVVEGLKEYSVPVESKESIAQVAAISAADEKIGELIAEAMEKVGKDGVITVEESKSMGTSLEVVEGMQFDRGYVSPYMITDSEKMVAELESPYVLITDKKITNIQDLLPLLEQVLQSSKPLLIIAEDIEGEALATLVLNKLRGTLNIVAVKAPGYGDRRKEMLEDIAILTGGRVISSDLGQELKDAQISDLGTCAKARVEKDLTVIVDGSGDKAKIKDRTAQIKAQIEASDSEFDISKLNERLAKLAGGVAVIKVGAATEVELKERKLRIEDALSATRAAVEEGIVPGGGTVLLDLVGRVEALSEKCEADEKTGVNIIARALLEPVKQIAINAGLEGSVVAEKVRSEKPGIGYDAANDKYVDMVKAGIVDPTKVTRSALQNAASVSAMILTTEAAVATVKEDTPPMMPQQGMGGMGMM, from the coding sequence ATGGCAAAAGATATAAAATTTAAAGAAGATGCAAGAGCTGGTCTTTTAAGAGGCATAGACATACTTGCAGATACAGTTAAAGTTACCCTTGGACCCAAGGGAAGAAATGTAATTTTAGACAAGGAATATGGCTCACCTGTAATCACCAATGATGGTGTTACAATTGCCAGAGACATTTCATGCGAAGATAGGTTTGAAGATATGGGAGCTCAACTTTTAAAAGAAGTCGCAACCAAGACAAATGATGTAGCAGGAGATGGTACAACAACCGCAACTCTGCTTGCTCAAGCCATTATCCATGAAGGAATAAAGAATCTGGCAGCAGGTGCTAACCCAATGGTTCTTAGAAGGGGTATAGCAAAGGCTGTAGAAGAGGTTGTAGAAGGCTTGAAAGAATATTCGGTTCCAGTTGAAAGCAAGGAATCAATTGCTCAAGTAGCTGCAATTTCAGCTGCTGATGAAAAAATTGGTGAACTCATTGCAGAAGCCATGGAAAAGGTGGGAAAAGACGGCGTAATAACCGTAGAAGAATCCAAGTCCATGGGAACAAGCTTGGAAGTTGTTGAAGGTATGCAATTTGACAGAGGCTATGTATCGCCTTATATGATTACAGATAGTGAAAAGATGGTTGCAGAATTGGAAAGTCCTTATGTTTTAATCACGGATAAAAAGATTACAAACATTCAAGACTTGCTTCCGCTCTTGGAACAAGTGCTTCAATCTTCAAAGCCACTTTTGATAATTGCAGAAGATATAGAAGGCGAAGCTTTGGCAACACTTGTTTTGAACAAGCTAAGAGGAACTTTGAATATAGTTGCAGTAAAGGCTCCTGGATATGGAGACAGAAGAAAAGAGATGCTCGAAGATATAGCAATCTTGACAGGTGGTAGAGTTATTTCTTCTGACTTGGGTCAAGAATTGAAGGATGCTCAAATCTCAGATCTTGGTACTTGTGCAAAGGCGAGAGTTGAAAAAGATCTTACAGTTATAGTAGATGGTTCTGGGGACAAGGCTAAGATTAAGGATAGGACAGCTCAAATCAAGGCACAAATAGAAGCCTCAGACAGCGAATTTGACATTTCTAAATTAAATGAAAGACTTGCAAAGCTTGCAGGTGGTGTAGCTGTTATAAAGGTTGGTGCAGCAACTGAAGTTGAGCTTAAAGAAAGAAAGCTTAGAATAGAAGATGCCCTTTCGGCAACAAGAGCAGCAGTTGAAGAAGGAATCGTTCCAGGAGGTGGAACAGTTCTCTTGGACTTGGTAGGCAGAGTTGAGGCTCTTTCTGAAAAGTGTGAAGCTGATGAAAAAACAGGTGTTAATATAATCGCCAGAGCACTTTTGGAACCAGTAAAACAAATAGCTATAAATGCTGGACTTGAAGGAAGCGTAGTTGCTGAAAAAGTAAGAAGCGAAAAACCGGGCATAGGATATGATGCTGCAAATGACAAATATGTAGATATGGTAAAAGCTGGAATTGTAGACCCAACTAAGGTTACAAGATCGGCTCTACAAAATGCGGCTTCAGTTTCGGCAATGATTCTTACAACAGAAGCAGCAGTTGCAACAGTAAAAGAAGACACCCCCCCAATGATGCCACAACAAGGCATGGGCGGAATGGGCATGATGTAA
- a CDS encoding S-layer homology domain-containing protein has product MKKIHIFFAMLILALAPVSTFAHNFIDIDDNWAKSYIDWAAEKNLIQGFPDKTFKPQDRVSRAQVYEIFKNLWEKKDFESPSFKDVSYKSWFWNALALAQAKNYLIYDSENFMPSAKTTRIECAMIISKIYRISSDSIDNFKDTSNLSKEERNALESLRSLGIINGFLDGSFKPQDPLTRAQVCKILNLCVDKLGYPKDDQTLDDIRSSLKKVLDKAQAIKNDSYTNRSYENLIYETDRALEILARSTDKLEIQNARKNLENALLGLVKSKENKNKLVIEIRNEIGEVLDADVTLDKKDFKSGQNISPGRHLIEVNAKGYKPESSFFDFEDASRHLIFILKREDSSLVRLILAPTLSSNSEGLVEPGSRVEILASPPFGKSLKHFLVNGKIKKSNEDKLIFIIKEDSTVDVVYE; this is encoded by the coding sequence ATGAAGAAGATACATATTTTTTTTGCGATGCTGATACTTGCTCTTGCTCCTGTCAGCACATTCGCTCACAATTTTATAGATATAGATGATAACTGGGCAAAGTCTTATATAGATTGGGCAGCTGAGAAAAATTTAATACAGGGTTTTCCCGACAAGACATTTAAGCCTCAAGATAGGGTTTCGAGAGCCCAAGTGTATGAGATATTCAAAAATCTCTGGGAGAAAAAAGATTTTGAGTCGCCAAGTTTTAAAGATGTTTCTTATAAAAGTTGGTTTTGGAACGCTTTGGCTCTTGCCCAGGCAAAAAATTATTTGATTTACGATTCTGAAAATTTCATGCCTTCTGCTAAGACTACTCGCATAGAGTGTGCGATGATTATTTCAAAAATTTATAGAATTTCAAGCGATTCGATTGATAATTTCAAAGACACCTCAAATCTTTCAAAAGAAGAGAGAAATGCTCTTGAATCTTTGCGCAGCTTAGGCATAATAAATGGATTTTTAGATGGTTCTTTCAAGCCCCAAGACCCCCTAACTAGGGCCCAAGTTTGCAAAATTTTAAATCTTTGCGTGGATAAATTAGGCTATCCAAAAGATGACCAGACTCTTGATGACATAAGGTCTTCACTTAAAAAGGTCTTGGATAAGGCTCAGGCTATAAAAAATGACTCTTACACAAATAGATCTTATGAAAATTTGATTTACGAAACTGATAGGGCCTTAGAAATTTTGGCAAGATCCACTGACAAATTAGAAATTCAAAACGCTCGCAAAAATCTGGAAAATGCCCTCTTGGGCTTGGTAAAAAGCAAGGAAAATAAAAACAAATTAGTAATAGAAATAAGAAATGAAATAGGAGAAGTCTTAGACGCAGATGTGACTTTGGACAAAAAAGATTTTAAATCTGGACAAAACATAAGTCCCGGTCGCCATCTAATCGAAGTGAATGCGAAAGGCTACAAGCCAGAGTCCAGTTTTTTTGATTTTGAAGACGCATCAAGGCATCTTATCTTCATCTTAAAAAGAGAGGACTCGTCCCTAGTAAGGCTTATCCTTGCTCCTACGCTTTCGTCAAATTCAGAAGGTCTTGTGGAGCCTGGTAGCAGAGTAGAAATACTTGCCAGTCCACCTTTTGGGAAAAGTTTGAAGCATTTTCTTGTAAATGGCAAAATCAAAAAATCAAATGAGGACAAGCTTATATTCATAATAAAAGAAGACAGCACAGTGGATGTAGTCTATGAATAG
- the pta gene encoding phosphate acetyltransferase — translation MGLIEKLTEDLKQKGAKIVFPEGADRRILSACKRLKEEGVIEPIVLGKKAEVEKMAEELKIDLSKLNFRDPETDPEFESLSQAFFERRKGKVTIEEAKEILKNPNYFGTMLVFTEKADGMVSGAVGTTGDTVRPALQIIKTKPGISKVSGSFIMIRGQERYLMADCAINIDPTEDDLAQSAIASKETAKKFGIDPKIAMLSFSTKGSASHPFVDKVVNATKKALEMDPSLVLDGELQFDAAFVESVGAKKAPGSKVAGHANVFIFPSLEAGNIGYKIAQRFGGFEAIGPILQGLNKPVNDLSRGCNEDEVVALAKITAAQAKL, via the coding sequence ATGGGATTAATTGAAAAATTAACAGAAGATTTAAAACAAAAGGGAGCCAAGATAGTGTTTCCAGAAGGCGCAGATAGGAGAATCCTTTCAGCTTGCAAGCGTCTTAAAGAAGAAGGAGTAATAGAACCTATAGTTCTTGGAAAAAAGGCTGAAGTTGAAAAAATGGCTGAAGAATTAAAAATAGACTTGAGCAAGCTAAACTTCAGAGACCCAGAAACAGACCCAGAGTTCGAAAGCTTGAGTCAAGCCTTCTTTGAAAGAAGAAAAGGCAAAGTAACAATAGAAGAAGCAAAAGAGATTTTGAAAAATCCTAACTACTTTGGAACAATGCTTGTATTTACAGAAAAAGCCGATGGTATGGTATCAGGAGCTGTTGGCACAACTGGTGACACCGTAAGGCCAGCCCTACAAATAATAAAGACAAAGCCCGGCATATCAAAAGTTTCAGGCTCATTTATAATGATAAGAGGACAAGAAAGATATCTCATGGCAGACTGTGCGATAAACATCGACCCAACTGAAGATGACCTAGCTCAATCTGCAATAGCATCTAAAGAAACAGCTAAAAAATTTGGCATAGATCCAAAAATAGCCATGCTATCCTTCTCAACAAAAGGCTCAGCATCACATCCTTTCGTAGACAAGGTTGTAAATGCAACCAAAAAAGCTTTAGAAATGGACCCAAGCCTTGTTTTGGATGGCGAACTTCAATTTGATGCAGCCTTTGTAGAAAGCGTTGGAGCTAAAAAAGCACCAGGATCAAAAGTTGCGGGCCATGCCAACGTATTTATATTCCCATCTCTTGAAGCAGGAAATATAGGCTACAAGATAGCTCAAAGATTTGGTGGATTCGAAGCAATAGGACCAATCCTCCAAGGCTTAAACAAACCCGTAAACGACCTTTCAAGAGGTTGCAACGAAGACGAAGTAGTGGCTCTTGCAAAAATAACAGCAGCCCAAGCAAAACTATAA
- the rpsJ gene encoding 30S ribosomal protein S10 produces MANNAKQKIRIRLKAYDHELLDSSAGKIVEAAKATGATVSGPVPLPTEKEIITILRAVHKYKDSREQFEQRTHKRLIDIIGPNQKTVDALMKLNLPAGVDIEIKL; encoded by the coding sequence ATGGCAAATAACGCAAAACAAAAAATCAGAATTAGACTGAAAGCTTACGACCACGAGTTACTTGATAGCTCTGCAGGAAAAATCGTTGAAGCTGCAAAGGCTACAGGAGCCACTGTATCAGGCCCGGTTCCACTGCCTACTGAAAAGGAAATAATCACAATCCTTAGAGCAGTTCACAAGTACAAGGACTCGAGAGAACAATTCGAACAAAGAACCCACAAGAGATTAATAGACATCATTGGTCCAAACCAAAAGACAGTAGATGCTCTTATGAAACTTAATCTACCAGCGGGCGTTGATATCGAAATCAAGTTATAA
- the rplC gene encoding 50S ribosomal protein L3, translating into MKYIIGKKVGMTQIFDEKGTVTPVTVIESEPNIVVQVKTEEVDGYKAVQIASGNVKERKVNKPTKGHFDKASVEYKKYLREFRVEDENAYKVGDEIKVSVFAENDKVDVIGTSKGKGTQGVISRHGFGRGRESHGSKFHRMPGGMGAASYPGKVFKGHRMAGKTGHDRVTVQNLEVVKVFEDKNLILIKGAVPGPKKGLVIIKETVKTGK; encoded by the coding sequence ATGAAATATATAATCGGCAAAAAAGTCGGAATGACTCAAATTTTCGACGAAAAGGGAACAGTTACCCCTGTTACGGTTATAGAATCTGAGCCAAACATTGTGGTTCAGGTAAAAACAGAAGAAGTTGACGGCTACAAGGCTGTTCAAATTGCTTCAGGCAATGTGAAAGAAAGAAAAGTAAATAAACCTACAAAGGGTCACTTCGACAAGGCCAGTGTAGAATACAAAAAGTATCTAAGAGAGTTCAGAGTTGAAGATGAAAATGCCTACAAGGTAGGAGACGAAATAAAGGTTTCCGTTTTTGCGGAAAATGACAAGGTTGACGTAATAGGAACTAGCAAGGGTAAGGGTACTCAAGGTGTTATAAGCCGCCATGGATTTGGTAGAGGTAGAGAAAGCCACGGTTCTAAATTCCACAGAATGCCCGGTGGTATGGGCGCTGCTTCATATCCAGGAAAAGTTTTTAAGGGTCATAGAATGGCTGGAAAAACAGGACATGATAGAGTTACCGTACAAAATCTAGAAGTAGTTAAGGTTTTTGAAGACAAGAACCTAATCCTTATAAAGGGAGCAGTTCCCGGACCTAAGAAGGGTCTTGTTATTATCAAAGAAACCGTTAAAACCGGCAAGTAA
- the rplD gene encoding 50S ribosomal protein L4 — MPKIQMINMQGEPVGDIELKENIFDIEINEHAVYLVVKNILANKRQGTKSAKTRAEVRGGGRKPWRQKGTGRARQGSIRSPQWRGGGIVFAPKPRDYSYTTPKKVRRLALKSVLTSKLQNNEIILVDEIKMQTAKTKAFNEFLKAIKADKKALVVTDGKDENVVRSARNIAGVATSMAQNINVYDLLKYNSLVLTKDALDVIQEVFN, encoded by the coding sequence ATGCCTAAGATTCAAATGATAAATATGCAGGGAGAACCTGTTGGCGATATTGAGCTAAAGGAAAACATATTTGATATAGAAATTAATGAGCACGCTGTTTACCTAGTGGTAAAAAACATTCTTGCCAACAAGAGACAAGGAACTAAAAGTGCTAAGACTCGCGCCGAAGTAAGAGGCGGGGGAAGAAAGCCATGGAGACAAAAGGGAACAGGTAGAGCAAGACAAGGAAGTATAAGATCACCTCAATGGAGAGGCGGCGGAATTGTTTTTGCGCCAAAGCCAAGAGATTATTCTTACACAACACCTAAAAAAGTAAGAAGATTGGCCCTAAAGAGTGTTCTAACTTCTAAGCTTCAAAACAATGAAATAATATTGGTAGACGAAATTAAAATGCAAACAGCTAAGACTAAGGCGTTCAACGAATTTTTAAAAGCTATCAAGGCTGACAAAAAAGCTTTGGTTGTTACAGACGGAAAAGATGAAAATGTTGTAAGAAGTGCTAGAAACATTGCAGGAGTTGCAACTTCAATGGCACAAAACATCAACGTTTACGATCTTTTGAAATACAACTCCCTAGTTCTTACAAAGGATGCCCTTGATGTAATACAGGAGGTGTTTAACTAA
- the rplW gene encoding 50S ribosomal protein L23, which produces MSIYDILKRPIVTEKSMKDMEENKYTFEVDKSTNKTEVKKAVEKIFGVKVEKVNTMNVRGKKKRQGVSVGFTPSYKKAIVKLTADSKPIEFFDGMQ; this is translated from the coding sequence ATGTCAATTTACGATATTCTAAAAAGACCCATAGTTACTGAAAAGTCTATGAAAGATATGGAAGAAAACAAGTACACATTTGAAGTTGACAAGAGTACCAACAAGACTGAAGTTAAAAAAGCAGTTGAAAAGATTTTCGGTGTTAAGGTAGAAAAAGTTAACACAATGAATGTAAGAGGCAAGAAGAAAAGACAAGGTGTCAGCGTAGGATTTACACCAAGCTACAAAAAAGCAATTGTAAAGCTAACAGCTGATTCAAAACCTATTGAATTTTTCGATGGAATGCAATAA
- the rplB gene encoding 50S ribosomal protein L2: MAVKGFKPTTPGRRTMMVATFEEVTKTKPEKSLTINLNSTGGRNAQGRITSRFRGGGVKRKYRIIDFKRNKDNIPASVASIEYDPYRTSYIALLNYVDGEKRYIIAPNGLKVGDKVESGEHADIKIGNALPLRVIPVGTIVHNIEMVPGKGGQIARSAGASAQLMAKEGKYAQLRLPSGEFRLVNIDSKATIGQVGNLSHELVRLGKAGKSRYLGRRPSVRGSAMNPVDHPHGGGEGRAPIGRPSPMTPWGKKAMGLKTRKKNKKSDKYIVRRAKAK, translated from the coding sequence TTGGCAGTAAAAGGATTTAAACCTACAACTCCAGGCCGCAGAACTATGATGGTGGCAACTTTTGAAGAAGTTACCAAAACTAAGCCTGAGAAATCACTTACAATAAATCTAAATTCAACCGGAGGAAGAAATGCGCAAGGCAGAATCACTTCGAGATTTAGAGGCGGCGGAGTTAAAAGAAAATATAGAATTATAGATTTCAAAAGAAATAAGGACAACATACCAGCAAGTGTTGCATCAATTGAGTATGACCCTTACAGAACAAGCTACATTGCGCTTTTAAATTATGTAGATGGAGAAAAAAGATATATCATAGCTCCTAACGGATTAAAGGTTGGCGACAAAGTTGAATCTGGCGAACATGCAGATATCAAGATTGGTAATGCCCTTCCTCTAAGAGTCATTCCAGTAGGTACAATTGTACACAACATAGAAATGGTTCCTGGAAAAGGCGGTCAAATCGCAAGAAGTGCTGGAGCAAGCGCCCAACTAATGGCAAAAGAAGGAAAGTATGCTCAACTTAGACTTCCTTCAGGAGAATTCAGACTTGTAAATATCGACTCAAAAGCTACAATCGGTCAAGTTGGAAATCTTTCACACGAACTAGTTAGACTAGGAAAAGCTGGAAAGAGCAGATATCTAGGCAGAAGACCATCAGTAAGAGGATCTGCCATGAACCCAGTAGACCATCCACACGGTGGTGGTGAAGGTAGAGCTCCTATAGGTAGACCTTCTCCAATGACACCATGGGGCAAGAAGGCAATGGGACTTAAGACTAGAAAGAAAAACAAAAAGTCTGACAAGTACATCGTAAGAAGAGCAAAGGCTAAGTAA
- the rpsS gene encoding 30S ribosomal protein S19, with protein MARSVKKGPFADEHLLKKVRELNAANDKKVVKTWSRRSTIFPEMVSHTIAVHDGRKHVPVYITEDMVGHKLGEFVATRTFKGHAGKSEKSTGVK; from the coding sequence ATGGCAAGATCCGTAAAAAAAGGACCATTTGCAGATGAACACCTATTAAAAAAGGTGAGAGAATTAAACGCAGCAAATGATAAAAAAGTTGTAAAGACATGGTCTCGTCGTTCAACAATATTTCCTGAAATGGTATCGCATACAATAGCAGTGCATGACGGAAGAAAGCACGTTCCAGTATATATAACAGAAGATATGGTTGGTCATAAACTTGGAGAGTTCGTAGCAACAAGAACCTTCAAAGGACACGCAGGAAAGAGCGAAAAGAGTACAGGAGTTAAATAA
- the rplV gene encoding 50S ribosomal protein L22, with the protein METKATAKYVRISPLKVNYICAEIRGRQVDEALAILKFTPKRGAKALYKVLHSAVANAENNLNLDRANLYVKKAFANDGPTMKRFRPKAKGMAYPILKRSSHIGVVVAERE; encoded by the coding sequence ATGGAAACTAAAGCAACAGCAAAGTATGTTAGAATTTCACCCCTAAAGGTGAATTACATCTGCGCCGAAATTCGTGGCAGACAAGTAGATGAGGCCCTTGCAATCTTAAAATTCACACCTAAAAGAGGTGCAAAAGCACTATACAAGGTGCTACATTCTGCAGTAGCAAATGCTGAAAACAACCTAAACCTAGACAGGGCTAACCTATATGTGAAAAAAGCATTTGCAAATGACGGTCCTACAATGAAGAGATTTCGCCCTAAGGCAAAAGGAATGGCTTATCCAATCCTTAAAAGATCATCTCACATTGGCGTTGTCGTAGCAGAAAGAGAGTAA
- the rpsC gene encoding 30S ribosomal protein S3 — protein MGQKVNPHGLRVGIIKDWDSKWYADKKNFADLLVEDEKIREYIKNKLYAAGISKILIERAANKAKISVHTSKPGMVIGRGGVGVEELRAEVEKLTGRSSIINVEEVKNQDLDAQLVAESIAESLERRVSFRRAMKQAIQRTLRAGAKGIKTAVSGRLGGADMARTEGYSEGTIPLQTLRADIDYGFAEADTTYGKIGVKVWLYKGEVLPQITEETRKNRRRDRNQKSGAQNRRNNKPGRENQNFKRRSNKPGKERTNA, from the coding sequence ATGGGTCAAAAAGTAAACCCACACGGTCTTAGAGTAGGAATAATCAAAGACTGGGATTCAAAATGGTATGCTGACAAAAAGAATTTTGCAGACCTTCTAGTAGAAGACGAAAAAATTCGTGAATATATAAAAAACAAACTTTATGCTGCGGGAATTTCAAAAATACTAATTGAAAGAGCGGCAAACAAAGCTAAAATCTCTGTCCACACTTCAAAGCCAGGAATGGTAATCGGCAGAGGAGGCGTAGGAGTAGAAGAACTTAGAGCTGAAGTTGAAAAGCTTACAGGAAGAAGCTCAATAATCAATGTAGAAGAAGTAAAAAATCAAGACTTAGACGCTCAACTAGTAGCTGAATCAATAGCTGAATCACTTGAAAGACGTGTATCTTTCAGAAGAGCTATGAAACAAGCCATCCAAAGAACTTTAAGAGCTGGAGCAAAAGGCATAAAGACAGCTGTTTCTGGAAGACTTGGCGGAGCTGATATGGCTAGAACAGAAGGATATTCAGAAGGAACAATTCCTCTACAAACCCTAAGAGCTGATATAGACTACGGATTCGCAGAAGCCGACACAACCTATGGAAAAATAGGCGTAAAAGTATGGCTATACAAGGGTGAAGTTCTTCCACAAATCACAGAAGAAACAAGAAAAAACAGAAGAAGAGACAGAAACCAAAAATCTGGAGCTCAAAATAGAAGAAACAACAAACCGGGTAGAGAAAATCAAAACTTTAAAAGAAGAAGCAACAAACCCGGCAAAGAAAGAACAAACGCCTAA
- the rplP gene encoding 50S ribosomal protein L16, with protein sequence MLMPKRVKYRRVHRGRMKGKAHRGNTLTYGEYGLKALEPAWITSNQIEAARRAMTRYIRRGGNIWIKIFPDKPVTEKPAETRMGSGKGAPAYWVAVVKPGRIMFEMSGVSEEIAREAIRLAAMKLPIKTKFVMKAKDGESNED encoded by the coding sequence ATGTTAATGCCTAAAAGAGTTAAATACCGTCGTGTCCACAGGGGCAGGATGAAGGGTAAGGCACATCGCGGAAACACCTTGACATATGGTGAGTATGGTTTGAAAGCCCTTGAGCCTGCTTGGATAACTTCTAATCAAATCGAGGCAGCACGTCGTGCTATGACAAGATACATTAGAAGAGGCGGAAATATATGGATAAAAATATTCCCGGACAAACCGGTTACAGAAAAGCCTGCTGAAACTCGTATGGGTTCTGGTAAAGGGGCGCCTGCTTACTGGGTGGCAGTAGTAAAACCAGGAAGAATAATGTTTGAAATGAGCGGAGTTTCAGAAGAAATCGCAAGAGAAGCAATAAGACTTGCAGCAATGAAACTTCCAATAAAGACAAAATTTGTTATGAAAGCAAAGGATGGTGAATCAAATGAAGACTAA